A single Caldanaerovirga acetigignens DNA region contains:
- the folP gene encoding dihydropteroate synthase, which produces MIIEISRDYLRAEMEKVNAHPASFPIFERKADIILLKVFDVPSPGANVIKQEMLSLGGDAVVHKNAVDCKAEMSDIILMGTKKHYEALLNKLEKVNYFGLKKLREELDEYFKTKRPDHIESPWGRRITFESTRLMGIINVTPDSFFAGSRKEGLKEVLEAASDMVENGADILDIGGLSTRPGSEPVEEEEELKRVVPAIKAVRQEFPQIPISVDTYRARVAKEALDAGADIINDISGLQFDENLVKIVAEYKAPLVLMHIKGTPRDMQKNPHYGDVVKEIAEYFCERMEFAIASGARPEGIILDPGMGFGKSYEHNLEILSRLKEFKSLKKPLLIGASRKTFIGKALGDLPPEERLEGTLAVTALCALNDVDIVRVHDVKENRRVLALVEAVKCQRHS; this is translated from the coding sequence ATGATAATTGAGATTTCGCGTGATTATTTGAGAGCCGAAATGGAAAAGGTAAATGCTCATCCTGCATCCTTTCCTATTTTCGAGAGGAAAGCGGATATCATATTGCTGAAGGTTTTCGATGTGCCATCGCCGGGAGCGAATGTAATAAAGCAGGAAATGCTTTCCCTTGGCGGGGATGCGGTGGTTCATAAAAATGCCGTGGACTGCAAAGCGGAAATGTCGGACATAATCTTGATGGGAACAAAAAAGCATTATGAGGCTTTGCTTAATAAACTAGAAAAGGTGAATTACTTCGGCTTAAAAAAGTTAAGGGAGGAACTGGACGAATACTTTAAAACAAAAAGGCCTGATCACATCGAAAGTCCATGGGGACGAAGGATAACTTTCGAAAGCACAAGGCTTATGGGTATAATAAATGTCACTCCAGATTCGTTTTTTGCAGGTTCGAGAAAAGAAGGCTTAAAGGAAGTCCTTGAGGCGGCTTCCGATATGGTAGAAAACGGGGCCGACATACTGGATATAGGAGGACTTTCGACCCGCCCTGGTTCGGAGCCTGTAGAAGAAGAGGAGGAATTAAAGAGAGTGGTTCCTGCGATAAAAGCCGTCCGGCAAGAATTTCCTCAGATTCCCATTTCGGTAGATACCTACAGGGCAAGAGTAGCTAAGGAGGCATTGGACGCCGGGGCGGACATAATAAACGACATAAGCGGCCTTCAGTTTGATGAAAATCTGGTAAAGATAGTGGCCGAATATAAGGCTCCCCTGGTGCTTATGCACATAAAAGGGACACCCAGAGATATGCAAAAAAATCCCCATTACGGCGATGTTGTGAAGGAAATTGCCGAGTACTTTTGCGAGAGGATGGAATTCGCCATTGCTTCGGGAGCAAGACCCGAGGGCATCATTCTGGACCCCGGAATGGGATTTGGGAAAAGTTACGAGCATAACCTGGAAATCTTAAGCCGGCTGAAAGAGTTTAAGAGTTTGAAAAAGCCGCTACTTATTGGGGCATCGAGGAAGACTTTTATCGGGAAGGCCTTGGGGGATTTGCCACCAGAAGAAAGGTTGGAAGGGACCCTTGCTGTGACTGCTTTATGTGCGCTGAATGACGTAGATATTGTGAGGGTGCACGATGTAAAGGAAAACCGGCGGGTCTTAGCCCTCGTGGAGGCGGTAAAATGCCAAAGGCATTCATAG
- the folK gene encoding 2-amino-4-hydroxy-6-hydroxymethyldihydropteridine diphosphokinase yields the protein MPKAFIALGSNLGDRRRNIAEAVEKMKRRGIKIVKMSSIIETEPYGYKDQDKFLNAACLVETELSPMELLDVLLVIEKEMGRERRIRWGPRNIDLDLIFYEDWVIRDERLTVPHPDAHNRTFVMGPIAEIEPDFVHPVLKKRVVEIYRELAK from the coding sequence ATGCCAAAGGCATTCATAGCCCTGGGGAGCAATTTAGGGGACAGGAGAAGGAACATTGCCGAAGCGGTAGAAAAGATGAAGCGGCGGGGCATAAAAATCGTAAAGATGTCTTCAATCATCGAAACAGAGCCTTATGGATATAAAGATCAGGACAAATTTTTAAATGCCGCCTGCCTTGTGGAAACTGAACTTTCGCCCATGGAACTTCTGGATGTGCTGCTTGTTATAGAAAAAGAGATGGGGAGGGAGAGAAGAATTCGCTGGGGTCCCCGCAACATAGACCTCGACCTCATTTTTTACGAGGATTGGGTAATAAGGGACGAACGGCTGACAGTACCTCATCCCGATGCCCACAATAGGACTTTCGTGATGGGGCCGATTGCCGAGATAGAACCTGATTTTGTGCATCCCGTGCTAAAAAAAAGGGTTGTGGAAATATACAGGGAACTTGCAAAATAA
- a CDS encoding polysaccharide deacetylase family protein, which translates to MFVLTAIFGFIFGTALAFYTDGYFSHIGNEVYSPKQSVVEFIADEPQNSEEDRFDAGELNTLLVRRLLGRKVSPTWERKKSKVAYLTFDDGPSYNTPEILEILKEYGIKATFFVNGWNKKNLKEMLKMIYEDGHALGNHTYSHRYEIIYSSVENFMADLKRQEEMIYEAAGIRPKIVRFPGGSDNLVSLRFGGKDIMKKIADKLKEEGYIYVDWNASCGDAAKPPLSKDQMKEAVRRTTKGKNPVVLLLHDLDSKKTTLEILPWIIEYLQSEGYEFETIRQGMEGLEKVNRTDFWR; encoded by the coding sequence TTGTTTGTTTTGACTGCAATTTTCGGATTTATCTTCGGGACGGCTTTGGCTTTTTACACCGATGGTTATTTTTCTCATATAGGAAATGAGGTGTATTCTCCCAAACAGAGCGTGGTAGAATTTATAGCAGACGAACCTCAAAATAGCGAGGAAGACCGGTTTGACGCAGGCGAACTAAATACGCTGCTAGTCAGGAGACTTCTTGGAAGGAAAGTATCTCCCACTTGGGAGCGTAAAAAAAGCAAGGTAGCCTACCTCACTTTCGATGATGGGCCTAGTTACAATACGCCCGAGATACTGGAAATCCTGAAAGAATACGGGATCAAGGCTACCTTTTTCGTTAACGGCTGGAATAAAAAAAATTTGAAGGAAATGTTGAAAATGATTTATGAGGATGGCCATGCACTGGGGAATCACACCTATAGCCATCGATACGAGATAATCTATTCTTCGGTGGAAAACTTTATGGCGGACCTTAAGAGGCAGGAGGAAATGATTTACGAGGCGGCGGGCATAAGACCTAAAATAGTGCGCTTTCCCGGCGGCTCCGACAACCTGGTCAGCTTGAGGTTTGGCGGAAAGGACATAATGAAAAAGATTGCCGATAAACTCAAAGAAGAGGGGTATATATACGTAGACTGGAACGCTTCTTGCGGCGATGCGGCGAAACCACCTCTTTCAAAAGACCAGATGAAAGAAGCCGTACGGCGGACGACAAAAGGTAAAAACCCGGTAGTGCTCCTTTTGCACGATCTAGACTCTAAGAAGACTACGTTAGAAATACTGCCATGGATAATTGAGTATTTACAAAGCGAAGGCTATGAATTTGAGACTATTCGTCAAGGGATGGAAGGACTAGAAAAAGTCAACAGGACTGATTTTTGGCGATAA